From Pseudopipra pipra isolate bDixPip1 chromosome 9, bDixPip1.hap1, whole genome shotgun sequence, a single genomic window includes:
- the PDC gene encoding phosducin, producing the protein MEENANTSLEEDFEGQATHTGPKGVINDWRKFKLESEDGESLSLSKKEMLRQMSSPHRSFSRDDKDTRERFCRKMSMQEYELIHDAQEDESCLQQYRKRCMQDMHQRLSFGPKFGYLCELQNGEQFLEAVEKEHKTTTVIVHIYEDGVKGCDALNSSLTCLAAEYPTVKFCKIKASSTGAGDRFSNEVLPSLLVYKAGELLSNFISVSEQFNEEFFAVDVEAFLNEYGLLPEGTLPALGNGNTDEQDVE; encoded by the exons ATGGAAGAAAATGCCAACACCAGCTTGGAAGAAGACTTCGAAGGACAGGCGACACACACAG GGCCCAAAGGTGTGATCAATGACTGGAGGAAGTTTAAATTAGAAAGCGAAGATGGAGAGTCCTTATCCTTAAGCAAGAAAGAAATGCTTAGACAAATGTCTTCACCACACAGATCCTTCAGTAGAGATGATAAAGACACCAGAGAGAGATTCTGCCGTAAG ATGAGCATGCAGGAGTACGAGCTGATCCACGACGCGCAGGAGGACGAGAGCTGCCTACAGCAGTACCGCAAGCGCTGCATGCAGGACATGCACCAGCGGCTCAGCTTCGGGCCCAAGTTCGGGTACCTGTGCGAGCTGCAGAACGGGGAACAGTTCCTGGAGGCCGTGGAGAAGGAACACAAAACCACCACGGTGATAGTGCACATTTACGAAGATGGTGTGAAGGGCTGCGACGCCCTCAACAGCAGCCTGACCTGCCTGGCCGCAGAGTACCCCACCGTGAAGTTCTGCAAGATCAAGGCCTCCAGCACCGGGGCTGGAGATCGCTTCTCCAACGAGgtgctcccctccctgctggtCTACAAGGCTGGGGAGCTGCTGAGCAATTTCATTAGTGTTTCTGAACAGTTCAATGAGGAGTTCTTTGCTGTGGATGTGGAGGCTTTCCTGAATGAGTACGGGCTGCTGCCTGAGGGGACGCTGCCCGCCCTGGGAAATGGCAACACGGATGAGCAGGATGTTGAATAG
- the ODR4 gene encoding protein odr-4 homolog isoform X2: MGRTYFVEEGIGQYLSELSAAVKPYVTGLLIGQCSPQRDYVIRAVRTPPKDQHTEQNIPPKLASLDEEWITTHASQVSRMLPGGLLVLGVFLIASPELAKDGQNALRKLIFSVEKSLTKRRLWKPAEEEVSDRAALQICSATKKVVCRTYDVQDPKSSAKPADWKYQSSLSASWLALGCTVNVNIHIPLLATSPNHDLEKNTKNGLNRWSRQIEDSVFLINGQVKDDDTELLEGQKKSRGNTQSSTQFSDVKVLTQLALKRDIINTLSDRCEILFEDLILNEGPQKKSFEREYHVLPQRLFVPVPGSSVMLSDYKFGDEAAGEIQERFVELLDQAVQAEEIHIAEGISTVDICPVPDNLEDTQQAQLTKATLLLKVQQNMGVVVAAAVAILASIFSFNYFSD, from the exons ATGGGTAGGACCTACTTTGTGGAGGAGGGGATCGGGCAGTACCTGTCTGAGCTCAGCGCGGCGGTGAAGCCTTATGTCACTGGGCTGCTGATAGGGCAG TGCTCCCCACAACGGGACTACGTCATCCGGGCTGTCCGCACCCCTCCCAAGGaccagcacacagagcagaaCATCCCTCCAAAACTGGCATCCCTGGATGAGGAGTGGATAACCACACACGCCAGCCAG GTGTCCAGGATGCTCCCTGGGGGGTTGCTGGTTCTTGGTGTGTTTCTGATTGCGAGCCCAGAGCTGGCAAAGGACGGGCAGAACGCTCTGCGCAAG CTAATCTTCTCAGTGGAAAAGTCCCTGACTAAAAGAAGGCTCTGGAAACCTGCTGAGGAGGAGGTCTCAGACAGAGCAGCTCTTCAAATCTGCTCTGCTACAAAGAA AGTAGTTTGCAGAACCTACGACGTGCAAGATCCAAAG AGTTCAGCTAAACCAGCAGATTGGAAATACCAGAGTTCTCTGTCTGCCTCCTGGCTGGCTTTGGGCTGCACAGTAAATGTTAATATTCACATTCCACTTCTTGCTACTTCCCCAAACCATGACCTGGAGAAGAATACCAAG AACGGGTTAAACCGGTGGTCGAGGCAGATAGAAGACAGTGTTTTCCTCATCAATGGGCAAGTTAAAGATGATGATACAGAGCTACTGGAAGGGCAG aaaaaGTCAAGAGGAAATACTCAGTCCAGCACTCAGTTCTCTGATGTCAAGGTGCTGACACAGCTG GCTTTGAAAAGGGACATAATAAACACATTGAGTGATAGGTGTGAAATACTGTTTGAAGATCTGATTTTAAATGAAGgacctcagaaaaaaa GTTTTGAGAGGGAATACCATGTCCTGCCTCAGAGACTCTTTGTCCCCGTGCCTGGGTCCAGTGTGATGCTCAGCGACTACAAGTTCGGCGACGAGGCCGCTGGAGAAATCCAGGAGCGGTTTGTGGAGCTGTTGGATCAGGCTGTGCAAGCTGAAGAAATCCACATAGCAGAGGGGATCAGCACAG TTGATATTTGTCCAGTTCCTGACAACCTGGAGGACACACAACAGGCACAGCTGACAAAAGCAACGTTGCTGTTGAAGGTTCAACAAAATATGG GTGTGGTGGTGGCAGCTGCTGTTGCAATCCTTGCATCCATCTTCTCTTTCAACTACTTCAGTGActga
- the ODR4 gene encoding protein odr-4 homolog isoform X1 has protein sequence MGRTYFVEEGIGQYLSELSAAVKPYVTGLLIGQCSPQRDYVIRAVRTPPKDQHTEQNIPPKLASLDEEWITTHASQVSRMLPGGLLVLGVFLIASPELAKDGQNALRKLIFSVEKSLTKRRLWKPAEEEVSDRAALQICSATKKVVCRTYDVQDPKSSAKPADWKYQSSLSASWLALGCTVNVNIHIPLLATSPNHDLEKNTKNGLNRWSRQIEDSVFLINGQVKDDDTELLEGQKKSRGNTQSSTQFSDVKVLTQLCQGSSHRSTATVQVCSGSINLRGAVKCRAYIHNNKPRVKEAIQALKRDIINTLSDRCEILFEDLILNEGPQKKSFEREYHVLPQRLFVPVPGSSVMLSDYKFGDEAAGEIQERFVELLDQAVQAEEIHIAEGISTVDICPVPDNLEDTQQAQLTKATLLLKVQQNMGVVVAAAVAILASIFSFNYFSD, from the exons ATGGGTAGGACCTACTTTGTGGAGGAGGGGATCGGGCAGTACCTGTCTGAGCTCAGCGCGGCGGTGAAGCCTTATGTCACTGGGCTGCTGATAGGGCAG TGCTCCCCACAACGGGACTACGTCATCCGGGCTGTCCGCACCCCTCCCAAGGaccagcacacagagcagaaCATCCCTCCAAAACTGGCATCCCTGGATGAGGAGTGGATAACCACACACGCCAGCCAG GTGTCCAGGATGCTCCCTGGGGGGTTGCTGGTTCTTGGTGTGTTTCTGATTGCGAGCCCAGAGCTGGCAAAGGACGGGCAGAACGCTCTGCGCAAG CTAATCTTCTCAGTGGAAAAGTCCCTGACTAAAAGAAGGCTCTGGAAACCTGCTGAGGAGGAGGTCTCAGACAGAGCAGCTCTTCAAATCTGCTCTGCTACAAAGAA AGTAGTTTGCAGAACCTACGACGTGCAAGATCCAAAG AGTTCAGCTAAACCAGCAGATTGGAAATACCAGAGTTCTCTGTCTGCCTCCTGGCTGGCTTTGGGCTGCACAGTAAATGTTAATATTCACATTCCACTTCTTGCTACTTCCCCAAACCATGACCTGGAGAAGAATACCAAG AACGGGTTAAACCGGTGGTCGAGGCAGATAGAAGACAGTGTTTTCCTCATCAATGGGCAAGTTAAAGATGATGATACAGAGCTACTGGAAGGGCAG aaaaaGTCAAGAGGAAATACTCAGTCCAGCACTCAGTTCTCTGATGTCAAGGTGCTGACACAGCTG tGCCAGGGTTCCAGTCACAGATCGACAGCCACAGTGCAGGTGTGCAGTGGTTCCATAAACCTCAGGGGGGCTGTGAAATGCAGAGCCTACATCCATAACAACAAGCCAAGGGTTAAAGAAGCCATTCAG GCTTTGAAAAGGGACATAATAAACACATTGAGTGATAGGTGTGAAATACTGTTTGAAGATCTGATTTTAAATGAAGgacctcagaaaaaaa GTTTTGAGAGGGAATACCATGTCCTGCCTCAGAGACTCTTTGTCCCCGTGCCTGGGTCCAGTGTGATGCTCAGCGACTACAAGTTCGGCGACGAGGCCGCTGGAGAAATCCAGGAGCGGTTTGTGGAGCTGTTGGATCAGGCTGTGCAAGCTGAAGAAATCCACATAGCAGAGGGGATCAGCACAG TTGATATTTGTCCAGTTCCTGACAACCTGGAGGACACACAACAGGCACAGCTGACAAAAGCAACGTTGCTGTTGAAGGTTCAACAAAATATGG GTGTGGTGGTGGCAGCTGCTGTTGCAATCCTTGCATCCATCTTCTCTTTCAACTACTTCAGTGActga